The following are from one region of the Fusarium verticillioides 7600 chromosome 1, whole genome shotgun sequence genome:
- a CDS encoding 60S ribosomal protein L23, with translation MAKISRGAPGGKLKMTLGLPVGAVMNCADNSGARNLYIIAVKGIGARLNRLPAGGVGDMVMATVKKGKPELRKKVHPAVIVRQSKPWKRFDGVFLYFEDNAGVIVNPKGEMKGSAITGPVGKEAAELWPRIASNSGVVM, from the exons ATGGCCAAGATCTC CCGTGGTGCCCCTGGtggcaagctcaagatgaCCCTGGGTCTCCCTGT CGGAGCTGTGATGAACTGCGCCGACAACTCAGGTGCCCGAAACCTCTacatcatcgccgtcaaGGGTATCGGTGCCCGCCTGAACCGATTGCCCGCCGGTGGTGTCGGTgacatggtcatggccaccgtcaagaagggaaagccTGAGCTCCGAAAGAAGGTCCACCCCGCCGTCATCGTCCGACAGTCCAAGCCCTGGAAGCGATTCGACGGTGTCTTCCTGTACTTTGAGGACAACGCTGGTGTT ATCGTCAACCCCAAGGGTGAGATGAAGGGCTCTGCCATCACTGGCCCCGTCGGTaaggaggctgctgagctgtGGCCC CGTATTGCCAGCAACTCCGGTGTCGTCATGTAA
- a CDS encoding malate dehydrogenase (oxaloacetate-decarboxylating) has translation MFKLSKSSPVHRFRLYPSTMRYLNLTSNYATKADHSKKSKFGDLPLSTAGPINCALSGTSLLNTPYLNKGSAFPPDERREFNLTGLLPQGVQTLEQQCKRAYEQYSSRTDDLAKNTFLTSLKDQNEVLYYKLLQLHLDEMMSIVYTPTEGDAIQNYSRLFRRPEGCYLNIRDPDHVHHNLAQWGNPEDIDYIVVSDGEEILGIGDQGVGGILISVAKLVLTTLCAGVHPNRTLPVVLDCGTDNKELLDDELYLGLKEKRVRGEEYAKFVDTFVQSARKLYPKAYIHFEDFGLTNARKILDRYRPDFACFNDDVQGTGCVTLAAILSGLHVSKQNLKDLRMVVFGAGSAGLGIADQVRDAIATEGNMSHVEAAKQIWLIDKPGLLTSETEGVTDSQKIFTKDASEWKDKDADLLSVIKEVRPNVLVGTSTKPGAFTEDVIRAMVEHHERPIILPLSNPTRLHEAKPEDILKWTDGKALVATGSPFPPVKGPWGKDGSEITINVGECNNSVVFPGIGLGCVLSRAKHLTDRMLVTAVEGVSSLSPILKDSTAPLLPDVDSVRDVSVRIARNVIQAAVKDGEATQEGIPEKEEDLEEWIREQMWDPVYRPLKKVDLEGATREARGELKKAGTVHRVGHT, from the exons ATGTTCAAGCTATCCAAATCATCCCCTGTCCATCGTTTCCGTTTATATCCATCCACTATGAGatacctcaacctcaccagCAACTATGCCACAAAGGCTGATCACTCGAAAAAGTCCAAATTTGGTGATCTACCACTCAGCACCGCCGGGCCTATCAACTGCGCACTCAGTGGCACATCGCTCTTGAACACACCATATCTCAACAAGGGCTCTGCTTTTCCTCCTGATGAGCGTCGAGAGTTTAACCTCACAGGCTTGCTGCCTCAAGGTGTTCAGACACTTGAACAGCAATGCAAACGTGCCTATGAGCAATATTCGTCAAGAACTGACGACCTAGCCAAGAATACTTTTCTCACTTCACTAAAGGATCAAAATGAGGTTCTGTACTACAAG CTTCTGCAACTCCatctcgatgagatgatgagcatcGTCTATACACCGACTGAAGGTGATGCTATCCAGAATTACTCTCGGCTCTTTAGACGTCCAGAAGGTTGCTATCTCAACATCCGAGACCCAGATCATGTGCATCACAACCTAGCTCAATGGGGAAACCCTGAAGATATTGACTATATTGTCGTATCTG atggagaagaaatcCTCGGCATTGGTGATCAAGGCGTCGGCGGTATTCTCATCTCCGTGGCCAAGTTAGTCCTCACCACTCTCTGTGCAGGCGTCCACCCCAATAGAACCCTTCCAGTTGTCCTCGACTGCGGCACGGACAACAAGgaacttctcgatgatgagCTATATCTCGGTCTCAAAGAGAAGCGTGTTCGTGGTGAAGAGTACGCCAAGTTTGTCGACACGTTTGTGCAGTCTGCCAGGAAGCTCTATCCCAAAGCCTACATCCACTTTGAAGACTTTGGTTTAACCAACG CGAGGAAGATTCTTGATCGGTATCGTCCAGACTTTGCTTGCTTCAACGATGATGTCCAAGGAACAGGCTGTGTAACTCTCGCAGCTATCCTGTCAGGTCTTCACGTCAGCAAGCAAAATCTCAAGGACCTTCGCATGGTTGTCTTTGGAGCTGGTAGTGCTGGACTTGGTATCGCAGATCAAGTTCGAGACGCCATTGCCACGGAAGGAAATATGAGCCATGTGGAGGCAGCAAAGCAGATCTG GCTGATTGACAAGCCTGGTCTTCTCACATCGGAAACTGAAGGTGTCACTGACTCTCAAAAAATCTTCACTAAGGATGCTTCAGAGTGGAAAGACAAGGACGCTGATCTCCTCTCTGTGATCAAAGAGGTTCGACCCAACGTGCTTGTTGGCACGTCTACCAAGCCTGGTGCCTTCACCGAAGATGTCATCCGCGCCATGGTTGAGCACCACGAGCGGCCTATTATCCTTCCTCTCTCTAACCCTACACGCCTTCATGAGGCCAAACCCGAGGATATCCTCAAGTGGACAGATGGAAAGGCCCTTGTAGCCACAGGCTCGCCCTTCCCACCTGTCAAAGGCCCATGGGGCAAAGATGGCTCTGaaatcaccatcaacgtCGGTGAATGCAACAACTCGGTTGTCTTCCCAGGCATCGGTCTCGGCTGCGTGCTCTCCCGAGCCAAGCACTTGACTGATCGCATGCTGGTAACCGCTGTGGAGGGAGTTTCCTCACTGAGTCCCATTCTAAAGGACTCGAcggctcctcttctcccagaCGTGGATTCAGTGCGGGATGTCAGTGTCCGCATTGCTCGTAATGTGATACAAGCAgctgtcaaggatggtgagGCTACACAAGAGGGCATCCctgaaaaggaagaagatttgGAGGAGTGGATCAGAGAGCAGATGTGGGATCCCGTTTACCGGCcgctgaagaaggttgatCTCGAGGGTGCCACCAGAGAGGCTAGAGGTGAGCTTAAGAAGGCTGGAACAGTTCACCGTGTTGGCCATACATAG
- a CDS encoding beta-mannosidase (At least one base has a quality score < 10), producing the protein MAPRTITPVDKNWQFKQEKEDDASYLPVAQFPTNVHLDLLHHKKIPDPNIGKSELKVQWIGETVWVYKTTFASPEIHDGSKAILAFDGLDTFATVELNGEKILETENMFVPERVDITKNLKKDGENDLRITFDAAYLRGWKLVEEHPDHKYVVWNGDGSRLPVRKAQYHWGWDWGPALLTCGPWRPINLEVYESHIVDLYTESEVEKSLKKADVVVHAAVEGKAPRVRFEVSLDGKKVASETAHVRDKDASTTFHIQDPALWYPVRYGKQPLYTIKATLLEDDSEIDTISKKIGLRKLELVERELDGQPGTSFFFQVNNIPIFCGGSNWIPADSFIPRITKERYRDWVKLVADGNQFMLRVWGGGIYEEDVFYDACDEFGILVWQDFMFACGNYPAWPDLLKSIDREARANIKRLRHHPSIVLWAGNNEDYQLRESENLTYDFDDHDPESWLKTDFPARYIYEKLLPDACKDLHPNAVYHIASPWGGKVTTDPTIGDIHQWNVWHGSQQKYQDYDKLVGRFVSEFGMEGFPDIKTIDAFLPQGKDDPERFSTSSTIDFHNKADGQLRRLGLYIAENFRFTLEPLEDYVYYSQLLQAEALASAYRLWKRQWQGPKKEYCSGVLVWQTNDCWPVTSWAICDYYLRPKHSYFTIKREMAPITIGMTRREHKHPKNKYTRVDIETKVKVEIWGSNLKLEDVTVDCVVKAWDVETGKETYSQTVVSGLVLQSNRSTEIKTLDVPVEKPNVDLEAKTVVAAYFYQDGKQIARYVNWPEPLKYLHFQKPKNLKTEVSEGCKSVEISAEVPIKGLAVLSEDDGVKFEDNLIDIVPGEVVKIGVTGAKKGTVLKTQYLGMQVHD; encoded by the exons ATGGCTCCCCGCACTATTACCCCAGTCGACAAGAACTGGCAATTCAAGCaggagaaagaagacgaCGCCTCTTATTTACCAGTCGCGCAATTTCCAACAAACGTTCATCTTGACCTCTTACACCACAAGAAGATTCCTGACCCTAATATTGGAAAGAGCGAGCTCAAAGTTCAATGGATCGGGGAGACTGTCTGGGTGTACAAGACGACCTTTGCTAGCCCGGAGATTCATGATGGTTCAAAGGCGATTCTGGCCTTTGACGGTCTTGATACCTTTGCCACGGTTGAGTTGAATGGCGAAAAGATTCTTGAGACCGAGAATATGTTTGTTCCCGAACGAGTGGACATCACCAAAAATCTCAAAAAGGATGGCGAGAATGACCTCCGCATCACATTTGATGCAGCGTATttgagaggatggaagtTGGTGGAAGAGCATCCTGACCACAAGTATGTTGTCTGGAATGGAGATGGCTCAAGACTGCCTGTCAGAAAGGCGCAGTATCACTGG GGCTGGGATTGGGGTCCTGCTTTACTTACATGTGGTCCTTGGAGACCCATCAACCTCGAAGTTTATGAGTCTCATATCGTAGATCTCTATACTGAGTCAGAAGTTGAGAAGTCTCTCAAGAAGGCagatgttgttgttcatGCGGCTGTTGAAGGTAAAGCCCCAAGAGTCCGCTTCGAAGTCTCTTTAGATGGAAAGAAGGTTGCATCTGAAACCGCACATGTAAGAGACAAAGACGCAAGCACCACGTTCCACATCCAAGATCCGGCTCTCTGGTATCCTGTCAGATATGGAAAGCAACCCCTGTATACCATCAAGGCCACCCTTCTCGAGGACGATAGCGAGATAGATacaatctccaagaagattggCCTTCGCAaacttgaacttgttgaacGAGAGCTTGATGGTCAACCAGGTACCAGCTTCTTTTTtcaagtcaacaacatcccTATCTTCTGCGGTGGAAGCAACTGGATTCCAGCAGATAGTTTCATTCCTCGCATTACAAAAGAGAGATACCGAGACTGGGTCAAACTCGTCGCTGATGGCAATCAGTTTATGCTCCGAGTTTGGGGAGGTGGTATCTATGAAGAGGATGTTTTCTATGATGCCTGTGATGAATTCGGCATCCTTGTTTGGCAGGACTTCATGTTCGCTTGTGGTAACTACCCTGCCTGGCCTGACCTACTCAAATCTATTGACCGAGAAGCCCGAGCCAATATCAAAAGACTTCGCCACCATCCATCAATTGTTCTCTGGGCTGGCAATAACGAGGACTACCAACTGCGTGAGTCCGAGAATCTCACATATGACTTCGACGATCATGACCCAGAGAGCTGGTTAAAGACCGACTTCCCTGCTCGATACATCTACGAAAAGCTACTTCCAGACGCTTGCAAAGATCTCCATCCAAATGCCGTCTATCACATTGCAAGCCCTTGGGGTGGCAAGGTAACCACTGACCCAACTATTGGAGATATCCATCAATGGAATGTTTGGCACGGCTCTCAACAAAAGTACCAAGACTACGACAAGCTCGTTGGGAGATTCGTTTCCGAGTTTGGTATGGAAGGCTTCCCAGATATTAAGACCATCGATGCTTTCCTTCCACAAGGCAAGGACGACCCTGAGCGATTCTCTACGTCATCTACGATTGACTTTCATAACAAGGCAGATGGACAGCTGCGTCGATTGGGTCTGTACATTGCAGAAAATTTCCGCTTCACGCTGGAACCCTTGGAAGACTACGTCTACTACAGCCAACTGCTACAAGCCGAGGCCTTAGCCTCAGCCTATCGGCTCTGGAAGCGACAGTGGCAGGGTCCGAAAAAGGAGTATTGCAGTGGTGTCTTGGTTTGGCAGACTAACGACTGTTGGCCCGTTACTTCATGGGCTATCTGTGACTACTACCTTCGACCCAAGCATTCCTACTTCACTATCAAGCGGGAGATGGCGCCTATCACTATTGGcatgacaagaagagagcACAAGCACCCCAAGAACAAATACACAAGGGTTGATATCGAGACTaaggtcaaggttgagatTTGGGGAAGTAATCTCAAATTAGAAGACGTTACTGTAGACTGTGTTGTCAAGGCCTGGGATGTTGAGACCGGAAAGGAGACATACTCACAAACAGTTGTTTCTGGCCTAGTTCTCCAGAGTAACCGCTCAACAGAAATCAAGACCCTGGATGTCCCTGTTGAGAAGCCCAacgttgaccttgaggcAAAGACTGTTGTTGCAGCTTACTTCTACCAGGATGGCAAACAGATTGCACGATATGTCAACTGGCCGGAGCCACTGAAGTACTTGCACTTCCAAAAACCCAAGAATCTCAAGACTGAAGTTTCTGAAGGATGCAAGTCCGTTGAGATCAGCGCCGAGGTGCCTATCAAGGGACTAGCGGTCTTGAGCGAAGACGATGGGGTCAAGTTTGAAGACAATCTAATCGATATCGTCCCGGGCGAGGTCGTCAAGATTGGCGTTACGGGTGCCAAGAAGGGTACCGTACTCAAGACACAATACTTGGGGATGCAGGTCCACGATTGA